A part of Juglans regia cultivar Chandler unplaced genomic scaffold, Walnut 2.0 Scaffold_653, whole genome shotgun sequence genomic DNA contains:
- the LOC109004070 gene encoding uncharacterized protein LOC109004070, with protein MAIEGLYKAVRDGDLNKTREILNSRSEECNMIITDGNETALHIALHIAVANGRVNIVKELVDHMLSDSLEIHDSNGHTALIRAVVFGNKPMVDCMLEKSPGLISIRSSRGNNLPIVMAIDFGQIEMMRHLFKAKDSIPDLEIQDHNGATLLTCAIYAGTLDIAWKLIQQRPHLALAIDNYGESGILALASVRQSFPSGRQLGFWKQCIYSCMCIPLAPAINDQAGQSNREAINRSSGICTQEIHDQYYDKLLSEMLQVISESESQQLEAGLVYDAISRAAENGMFEFVSKMLETDRRFLWTEDENKRNIFMLAVLHRQEKIFGILYQQDTTMNYCLTCLDLYENNMLHMAGMMKEEYATRINQISGAALQMQRELQWFKEVETIVLPKYKESKNKGGLTPRQLFTKDHKDMKEKGEKWMKNTATSCTVVGTLIVTIMFAAVFSFRDDNQGMGLPKSLNKFLFNIFIISDALSLFSSSTSVLMFLGILTSRYSEEDFLEYLPRQMIIGLLTLFCSIASMMITFSSALLIILHEQLWIAIPLICLAIVPVTLFVWIQFPILKDMIISTYGPSIFDRKMKS; from the exons ATGGCAATTGAGGGATTGTACAAAGCTGTGCGAGACGGTGATTTGAATAAGACAAGAGAAATTCTTAACTCTCGATCTGAGGAATGCAATATGATAATCACAGATGGAAACGAAACGGCTCTTCACATTGCTCTTCACATTGCTGTTGCAAATGGACGTGTGAATATAGTGAAGGAGTTGGTGGATCATATGTTGTCAGACAGCTTGGAAATACATGATAGTAACGGTCACACAGCTCTAATCAGGGCTGTCGTGTTTGGAAATAAGCCAATGGTGGATTGCATGCTTGAAAAAAGCCCTGGTTTGATCAGTATTAGAAGTTCCAGAGGGAATAATCTTCCCATTGTTATGGCTATTGATTTCGGGCAAATAGAAATGATGCGCCATTTGTTTAAAGCTAAAGATTCTATTCCAGATCTGGAGATTCAGGACCACAATGGTGCTACGCTTCTTACTTGTGCTATCTATGCCGGGACTTTGG ATATTGCTTGGAAATTAATCCAACAGCGCCCACATTTGGCACTGGCTATTGACAACTATGGCGAGTCAGGAATCTTAGCATTGGCCTCTGTGCGTCAGTCCTTCCCAAGTGGGAGACAGCTTGGGTTTTGGAAACAATGCATCTACTCCT GTATGTGCATTCCATTGGCTCCTGCAATCAATGACCAAGCTGGCCAAAGCAATCGAGAAGCAATTAACAGATCATCAG GAATCTGCACGCAGGAGATCCATGACCAGTACTACGATAAACTTCTTTCTGAAATGCTTCAAGTGatatcagaatcagaaagtcaacAACTTGAGGCTGGCCTAGTTTATGATGCCATTAGCCGGGCTGCCGAGAATGGGATGTTTGAGTTCGTTTCAAAGATGCTTGAAACAGATCGACGATTTTTATGGACTGAAGACGAAAACAAAAGGAACATATTTATGCTTGCTGTCTTGCATCGTCAAGAAAAAATCTTTGGCATTCTATACCAGCAAGATACGACGATGAACTACTGTTTGACATGTTTAGATCTCTATGAAAATAACATGTTACATATGGCAGGGATGATGAAAGAAGAATATGCCACCAGGATTAATCAAATTTCAGGGGCAGCTTTACAGATGCAAAGAGAGTTACAATGGTTCAAg GAGGTAGAGACAATTGTCCTTCCCAAGTATaaggaaagtaaaaataaaggTGGTTTAACTCCCCGACAACTATTTACGAAGGACCACAAGGATATGAAggaaaagggagagaaatggatgaaaaataCAGCAACGTCATGTACGGTGGTGGGTACTCTCATTGTTACTATTATGTTTGCAGCTGTCTTTTCATTTCGAGATGATAACCAAGGCATGGGCTTGCCAAAGTCCTTGAACAAGTTtttgttcaacatcttcatAATATCCGATGCATtgtctcttttttcttcatcgACTTCAGTCTTGATGTTTTTGGGAATCCTCACATCACGTTATTCAGAAGAAGATTTTCTTGAGTATTTGCCGAGACAGATGATAATAGGCCTTTTGACTCTCTTTTGCTCTATTGCGTCCATGATGATAACCTTTTCAAGTGCTCTTTTAATCATCCTACATGAGCAATTATGGATTGCAATTCCTCTCATTTGTTTGGCTATTGTTCCAGTCACGTTGTTCGTATGGATTCAATTCCCAATTCTTAAAGACATGATCATTTCAACCTACGGGCCAAGCATCTTTGACAGGAAAATGAAAAGTTAA